tcagtttccATGCTGCATTAATTGCGAtcagtatataaggggaaaccgttcgtggtttcccctcacttgttcaaaatttcaaaaattccgGTGATAGAAAAAAGATTCCTCTGTCTTCTCCGATAAggttttctgaaattccggtgaggtggTTTGAGTTTTAGTCctcatttttcttttcttcatCTTGATGGCTGAACCCTCAAGTCCACAAAATgtgagggtgaaaaccctgagaAACGGCCGCTGGCGGCGACCGAtgaagatgaagaggatgatggtGGAGCAGTCGGTGGTGGtttaccggtgttgaagtggtcaaaaGGTTATTTTGACAACCTGATGACCAACATACAAATGCCCAAAGAGTATGGGGCTATCTACCCCTAAGAGGgagacaccggtgccgatgctccggcgggATATATTACCCTGTGGGCAAAGTTTTTTTATGATGGCAACCTCCGACTGCCGTTAACGGTGTTTGTTGCCGAAATTCTGGAGTTTTATCAGATACACATCTCCCAACTGAGTCCGTTTGTGATGTTTACGATTAGAAATTTTGAATACACCTTCCGTGCTCATGGTTTAGAGGTGTCTGTTGAAAACTTCCGGCGGTTCTACCacttgacggtgaacaccgggtTTTTTTCGTTTAATCAACGACACGGAAGTAAGAAGCTGATGACCCCTCCCAAGGGTGTCACAAAGTGGAAGACGAAGTTTTTCTACATTAGGGCTGCTGCAGTAGCCGCAAAGATGACTTTGCGGAATGTGAATGCGGACCTCCCTGTGGAGGATATTGCTGTAGCTACCGACAAGACAGTTGATTGGTTTCCAAGGCTGAAACCTATTGAACTCAAAAGGCTGGACAATAACCAGTTGTGGGTGCTGCGTATAATGCTGACCAGGCCTGATAGGAGGGAGAGGCCTGttttgcgggaaaagagtggtggtaagcatGTTCATTCTTTTGTGCTTTTCCTGCTTCCTTATACTCATGAATTTTCATGTGTTTTCACAGAGAATGCGGTCAGTTTGTGGAGGATTTTTGATCCAACCTTTGAAGGCAAGGTTGAGTTGCTTCAGTGCGGGGAACGTGAAGGCTTCAACCtgaagattgttggaaacttccGCGTTTCCGACTGCGCGGCGCTGAAGGCACCACTGCCGCAAGGCAAATTATAATCGAAGACTTTTTTATGTCAAGTATACCATTGTAATTTGCTTGCTTGTTTATGTGTAGGTGATCTTGGGGTTCTGGGGAAGTTTGAGGTGAAAACTGTCCCTAAGAAGCATGCAGAGAAAAAGCATGCACAGAAAACCGCGCGGGGGCGCGGTAAAAAAATTCTGAGGGTTCTGTCGCCCCTCCTTTAGTGTCCcaagccgcaggtacctatcgttattgttaccgcagatataccgattacgtggaaGTATCTGATACctttgagggtttgggtgttacaggtggtggtgcggctgtaGGTGGGACTGCTGCGGGTTCCACCCTTGCTGGTGAGAAGAGGAAACTGGAGCAGACAGCTGCTGGTGGAATGAAACGTCGGAAGCTGCAGGCTAAGAGGGCTGGTCTGACACAAAAGAAGTATGCGGTTGCTGCTGGTAAGTGTAACTTTTTGCAAGTGTTTTGTATGCACACTTGTTTTCTGATAGTTTTTGTTTTATCTGTTTTGCAGAACCGCAAGATAAAGACTTTTCTATTTTTGATGCTACTCCGTCTCCCCCGCATACCACAGCTACGGATGCGGGTGTTACGAAGGAAACTGCGGCACATTTTGCCAAGGTGGTGCCCGATCCGACCGTGCGGGCGGAAGAGACTGTGTAGAAGGTTGCGACTCAGATATTTGATACCGTTGATTCTTCTAACAACTTGATCTCTCCAAATGATGCTGATAATTTGGATCTACGGTTTTCTGATGCTGGGAAGCAAAAATCTTgggctgagccgcagaagtctcctgctggtgagaaggttacTGGTTCTTCTTCTGGTGGTGCGAGTTATGATGGGCCTccgattcagcctggggagtctgaattggagtattattaccgcacttACACACAGGATCGAAGTACAAGTTATCACCgaccccctggactgttatgcagggggatgatatttccaacgatCCTTCCGCTTGTAGGGAAattttgggtggtctgggcaccccgtTTGAGGTTGATCTCGCTCGTGCCGCATCccatgaacttcgcatcaaccaactttccaccatgcttgtgggaagttccatagtggcgaacgCCATTATGGAGTACTATAAGTTGTTGAGTCGGAGGGAGGAAGAAGCTGCACAGATGCGGGCTGAGGCGGAGAAGTTGGTTAGAGCTGCTCGGGcaggtgcggagcagcttgaaaaagataaggctgcttttgagaagcataaGTAGACTGAGAAGTGGGCTGCCACCGCCGAGCTTAAACAGGTGCGTACTCTTGACAAGTTACTTTCTGAGGAGCGTAAGAATTGGAAAAAACActttccaatgagcgcaagacatggaaagaatcttgggctaAACAGAATGAAAATCTGTTTCGTGCTCACCAGGAGTTGGCCAATCTGAAGGCAGCAAATGCTGCTTTGACCAAAGAGAAGGCTGCGGCCGAGGCGGCTGCAGGCAGGGTTAAGGAGGATGAGGCCTGTAACGcgaaggctcttgaagaggccaagaaggCGGGGGCTCGTTTTGCCAATGCCCTTAATGAAGCGAATGCTGACCGCACTCGCTTAAACCAGACCGTTGTGAGCCTACAGGTATGGTTTGCTTTTCCTGTTTTATTCTTCCTTCTGCCTTTCGAGAATGTTTACTAATTTTGTGCAAACTACTTCTTGCTTTTGAAAGGCTGAGGTTCAGACTCGTGAGGCCAAGCTTGCAGACATTACTGCCCGAGTGACTGTAGCGGAAGAGCGGGCTAACGAGGTTGTCGAGGCCAGGGACGCCCTAACCTCGtcgtttaaccagcttgaggctgaccgtgagtggatgcggagtcacggtattgcacatgtaagtatctCGTGCCTTTGTATTTACTTGGATTAGCACGTGATGATCTTATTGTTCTTTTGTTGCAGATTGTTAAAGCTATTATGGACGCGCCTGAGACCACAATTGGTATAGACTTGATTAAGCAGCGTGCCCGTgatgctggttttaaagctggttataaccgttGTATCGGCCATATAAACGTTTTGTCTCAAGGCGGTTACACTAATGAACGATCCGGGTTTCGTGATGTGGACACCGAAGCGCTTCTTGAGGCGGCCGTTGCATCATTTTATGACATGTCTTTCTCTTCTGTTGAGAAGCTTGATGAATGCTTAGATGCAGTGGACTATgtagaccggttgcggatgctaTATACCGACGCGGAATAGGAAAATACTGCTGATggcggccaagatggcgcgggtaccagtggtatAAAATAGGACttaggttggcctgcgtgcccttttttactttttgtatatgttggaactttatgtaaatccattgtgcaccgcgtgggtgcctgaattttttgaatataaagtttaactgtTGCTCAATTtatacaagtgtttttacttcttgcatgtttgaacgtgtgtatgcgggactctacccattgtgaatggggttgagtatactctatatctttgtcgtatgagtatgcgtcaattccattgtttgccttgttagggtttaggaattgtgtaagttttgtaaaaacttgtgtatccggaagtctacccattgtgaatggggttgagtatactcgatacctttgtcgtatgagtatgagtAAATTCCATCGTTTGCCCTGTTAGGGTTTAgtaattgtgtaagttttgtaaaaacttgtgtatccggaactctacccattgtgaatggggttgagtatactcgatacctttgtcgtatgagtatgagtCAATTCCATCGTTTGCcctgttagggtttaggaattgtgtaggttttgtaaaaacttgtgtaCCCGGTCGGGTAGATACTTAATGTTTTTCCTTTGCCGGcttattacaatatttgtgtgtggttagcactttgtgtgggtatcgcgaatgaagactTTGCCAATATGTTTTTGCGGATACcgaaagtggaacacgcatttgtaatagcagtaacaaacaatattgcattgaattgctcgtttatttatttgcaaatggcctgcggcccgataggttacatggaaaTGTAAAAataaacatggcttacatgtagcagcgtctaagctgttgtgcattccatgtgcgtgcgatagtttcgccttctaacgtttgtagtttatacgcgcctttgcccaaacctctttgatgaggtaggatccttcccatttgggagcaagttttcctgggcgctcagcgttagatgcttcgttatcgtgaatgacgtagtctcccgggttaaatgtacaaacccgcacgcgtgaattatagtatttttcaagcttggttttgtacttggcctcattgatggcagcgttttcgcgccgttcttctaggaggtctaAGTCGAGTCTGCGTGCTTCGTCGTTGGCTATTCtgttgatagccaacattcgaggtgaaggaagccctacttccgcggggattactgcttctgagccatagaccaggctgaagggtgtttccccgttgcttgtttttgggcttgttcgtgagcccataaaatgcttgggagttcatcgacccagccacgcctggctgttcctaACCTtactttgatgccttcgactaaacttttgttgatactctcaacttgtcAATTCACTTGTGGGTGTGCCACGggggagaatatgtgttcaatatgtagttcttctagctatttttgaaattcgtcggcgacaaagttggtgccgttatcggtaacgatgcacattggtaggccgaaacggcagatgatgtgttcccaaatgaatttcctcgttatcatagcagtggttgaggcaagaggttttgcctctacccattttgtgaaataatcgacagctactatgataaatttgactgcGCCTGGTGCGTTTAGGAATGGTCTGACCACGTCAATTGctcatttctgaaagggccatgcggtggagaccgggatcaagttgttcttggggcgcaaggtTTTGGGGGCATGCCGTTGGCAATTAATACACTTGCGCAATTCTTTGACGGCATACAGGTGCATGCCGAGCCAGTAATaccagcattcatgattttagccactaccatacgtggtcctgcgtgtatgccgcaCATTCACTCGTGTATCTCTCtcatgaggtatgtggcatcttgggggtcgacgcagcgtaggagtgggcacaggtatgatttacggtataggataccgtctcccatttgataatggcacgctttgtattgcaacttgcgtgcctctgacttgctttcgggagtcacacctgattggaagtatgcaatgattggtgtcatccagaATGTTGTACCGTATTGGATGACATTGAGTTGGCATAGGGGTACTGAGGGATTCTGCAGAATttcaatgcgtatctcctttgccaagtgttggaagctggtgtacgcgagttttgacagtgcgtctgcggatttgttttcacttctgttgatatggcggatattgaaggaagtgaattttgattttagttgcaaggcttgttcgaggtagaggatcatggtATCTCCTTTTGCGGTATAGCCAAtagagcctcatactctgcctcgttatttgtgcttttgaaatcaaggcggattgcataggtaagcccctggccgtcggggctgacgagtcgcagacctgcgcccgtaCCTTATTCGTTGGACGCACCATCGGTAAAAAGTGCCCATATTTCTGAAGAAGGTGGCGGTGGtgcagggttttgttcttcttcgcattcttggatgcgatttacCGGTAACTCGGCGACGAAATCTGCCAGGACCTGGCCTTTGATTGTGCGGCGCGGCTTGTAGTTTAGCGTGAGTGCAcccagctcaattgcccattttgctaacctaGCCTTTGATTGCGGGGCGCGGCTTGTAGTTTAGCGTGAGGgccgatcctgtagttggttaacaccgttatgacgtgatttgcgaagtagtgtcgcaaccgtcttgatgcgtgtactagtgctagtaccaacttttccattattgaatatcttgtttctgggtcgttgagtatcttgctgatgtagtagatgggtgtttgaactccctcccgctccactattagtaccgcacccaccgcattgtctgcggcggataggtataatataagTGGTTCGTCTTTGTGTGGCGCGGTTagggttgggagttgtatcaaacactccttcatttcccggaaggcatcttcagcctctgcggtccattggaattgttctttcttaagACAGTTCCgtagggtcttgatgaaaggataagatttagctgcatggttggctaagaatctatttagtgcggctagcctgccggcaagtcgttgcatctctttcatCATTGAAGGTGATGGCATGCGGTCGATTGCCTGAACTTTTttcgggtttaccttgaatccatctttggttacgatgaatccaaggaatttgcctttttccattccaaacgagcatttccctggattgagcttcatattgacgcttcgcggagtttggaatgttctttcgatatcagcgagcatggtatcttcttccatgctcatgacgaccaggtcgtccatgtagatttctgACGACCACTTTTGCTGATGACGACCACTTTTGCTGATTTGCT
The Helianthus annuus cultivar XRQ/B chromosome 6, HanXRQr2.0-SUNRISE, whole genome shotgun sequence genome window above contains:
- the LOC118479604 gene encoding uncharacterized protein LOC118479604, with product MEYYKLLSRREEEAAQMRAEAEKLVRAARAELEKTLSNERKTWKESWAKQNENLFRAHQELANLKAANAALTKEKAAAEAAAGRVKEDEACNAKALEEAKKAGARFANALNEANADRTRLNQTVVSLQAEVQTREAKLADITARVTVAEERANEVVEARDALTSSFNQLEADREWMRSHGIAHIVKAIMDAPETTIGIDLIKQRARDAGFKAGYNRCIGHINVLSQGGYTNERSGFRDVDTEALLEAAVASFYDMSFSSVEKLDECLDAVDYVDRLRMLYTDAE